Proteins from a single region of Coregonus clupeaformis isolate EN_2021a chromosome 35, ASM2061545v1, whole genome shotgun sequence:
- the vps26c gene encoding vacuolar protein sorting-associated protein 26C isoform X1 has protein sequence MSASLDIRLKRANKVYHEGEVLAGVVAIVSKEAVQHQGITLTMEGIVNLQLSSKSVGVFEAFYNSVKPIQLITSNIEVVKQGKVPGGKTEIPFEFPLHTKGNKVLYETYHGVFVNIQYTLRCDMKRSLLAKDLSKTCEFMVHCLPQKAKLQPTPVEFTITPETLQNVRERSLLPKFLIRGHLDATNCVITQPLTGELVVESSDVAIKSIELQLVRVETCGCAEGYARDATEIQNIQIAEGDVCHSLPIPIYMVFPRLFTCPTLETINFKIEFEVNVVIVLHDEHLITENFPLKLCRA, from the exons ATGAGTGCTAGTTTGGACATCAGACTGAAAAGAGCAAATAAAGTATATCATGAGGGG GAGGTCCTTGCCGGTGTTGTGGCGATAGTGAGTAAGGAGGCGGTCCAGCACCAGGGCATCACTCTCACCATGGAGGGCATTGTCAACCTACAGCTTAGCTCCAAGAGTGTGGGAGTCTTTGAGGCTTTCTACAACTCTGTCAAG CCCATTCAACTTATCACAAGCAACATTGAAGTGGTAAAGCAAGGGAAGGTGCCTGGAGGCAAGACAGAGATTCCCTTTGAGTTCCCCCTGCACACAAAGGGCAACAAAGTGCTGTATGAGACCTACCATGGTGTTTTCGTCAACATTCAG TACACCCTCCGTTGTGACATGAAGCGCTCCTTGTTGGCCAAAGACCTGAGTAAGACCTGTGAATTCATGGTGCACTGTCTG CCACAGAAAGCCAAGCTGCAACCCACCCCGGTGGAATTCACCATCACGCCAGAGACCCTGCAGAATGTCCGCGAG AGGAGTTTGCTGCCCAAGTTCCTGATCCGGGGCCACCTGGACGCCACGAACTGTGTGATCACTCAGCCCCTGACTGGAGAACTGGTGGTGGAGAGCTCTGATGTCGCCATCAAGAGCATCGAGCTGCAGCTGGTCCGTGTAGAGACCTGCG GCTGTGCTGAGGGCTATGCCAGAGATGCCACAGAGATCCAGAACATCCAGATAGCAGAGGGAGATGTCTGCCACAGCCTGCCCATCCCCATCTACATGGTCTTCCCTAGGCTCTTTACCTGCCCTACCCTTGAGACTATCAACTTTAAAATCG AGTTTGAGGTGAACGTGGTGATTGTCCTCCATGACGAACATCTGATCACAGAGAACTTTCCTCTGAAGCTGTGCCGAGCATGA
- the vps26c gene encoding vacuolar protein sorting-associated protein 26C isoform X2, with amino-acid sequence MSASLDIRLKRANKVYHEGEVLAGVVAIVSKEAVQHQGITLTMEGIVNLQLSSKSVGVFEAFYNSVKPIQLITSNIEVVKQGKVPGGKTEIPFEFPLHTKGNKVLYETYHGVFVNIQPQKAKLQPTPVEFTITPETLQNVRERSLLPKFLIRGHLDATNCVITQPLTGELVVESSDVAIKSIELQLVRVETCGCAEGYARDATEIQNIQIAEGDVCHSLPIPIYMVFPRLFTCPTLETINFKIEFEVNVVIVLHDEHLITENFPLKLCRA; translated from the exons ATGAGTGCTAGTTTGGACATCAGACTGAAAAGAGCAAATAAAGTATATCATGAGGGG GAGGTCCTTGCCGGTGTTGTGGCGATAGTGAGTAAGGAGGCGGTCCAGCACCAGGGCATCACTCTCACCATGGAGGGCATTGTCAACCTACAGCTTAGCTCCAAGAGTGTGGGAGTCTTTGAGGCTTTCTACAACTCTGTCAAG CCCATTCAACTTATCACAAGCAACATTGAAGTGGTAAAGCAAGGGAAGGTGCCTGGAGGCAAGACAGAGATTCCCTTTGAGTTCCCCCTGCACACAAAGGGCAACAAAGTGCTGTATGAGACCTACCATGGTGTTTTCGTCAACATTCAG CCACAGAAAGCCAAGCTGCAACCCACCCCGGTGGAATTCACCATCACGCCAGAGACCCTGCAGAATGTCCGCGAG AGGAGTTTGCTGCCCAAGTTCCTGATCCGGGGCCACCTGGACGCCACGAACTGTGTGATCACTCAGCCCCTGACTGGAGAACTGGTGGTGGAGAGCTCTGATGTCGCCATCAAGAGCATCGAGCTGCAGCTGGTCCGTGTAGAGACCTGCG GCTGTGCTGAGGGCTATGCCAGAGATGCCACAGAGATCCAGAACATCCAGATAGCAGAGGGAGATGTCTGCCACAGCCTGCCCATCCCCATCTACATGGTCTTCCCTAGGCTCTTTACCTGCCCTACCCTTGAGACTATCAACTTTAAAATCG AGTTTGAGGTGAACGTGGTGATTGTCCTCCATGACGAACATCTGATCACAGAGAACTTTCCTCTGAAGCTGTGCCGAGCATGA
- the vps26c gene encoding vacuolar protein sorting-associated protein 26C isoform X3: MSASLDIRLKRANKVYHEGEVLAGVVAIVSKEAVQHQGITLTMEGIVNLQLSSKSVGVFEAFYNSVKPIQLITSNIEVVKQGKVPGGKTEIPFEFPLHTKGNKVLYETYHGVFVNIQRSLLPKFLIRGHLDATNCVITQPLTGELVVESSDVAIKSIELQLVRVETCGCAEGYARDATEIQNIQIAEGDVCHSLPIPIYMVFPRLFTCPTLETINFKIEFEVNVVIVLHDEHLITENFPLKLCRA; this comes from the exons ATGAGTGCTAGTTTGGACATCAGACTGAAAAGAGCAAATAAAGTATATCATGAGGGG GAGGTCCTTGCCGGTGTTGTGGCGATAGTGAGTAAGGAGGCGGTCCAGCACCAGGGCATCACTCTCACCATGGAGGGCATTGTCAACCTACAGCTTAGCTCCAAGAGTGTGGGAGTCTTTGAGGCTTTCTACAACTCTGTCAAG CCCATTCAACTTATCACAAGCAACATTGAAGTGGTAAAGCAAGGGAAGGTGCCTGGAGGCAAGACAGAGATTCCCTTTGAGTTCCCCCTGCACACAAAGGGCAACAAAGTGCTGTATGAGACCTACCATGGTGTTTTCGTCAACATTCAG AGGAGTTTGCTGCCCAAGTTCCTGATCCGGGGCCACCTGGACGCCACGAACTGTGTGATCACTCAGCCCCTGACTGGAGAACTGGTGGTGGAGAGCTCTGATGTCGCCATCAAGAGCATCGAGCTGCAGCTGGTCCGTGTAGAGACCTGCG GCTGTGCTGAGGGCTATGCCAGAGATGCCACAGAGATCCAGAACATCCAGATAGCAGAGGGAGATGTCTGCCACAGCCTGCCCATCCCCATCTACATGGTCTTCCCTAGGCTCTTTACCTGCCCTACCCTTGAGACTATCAACTTTAAAATCG AGTTTGAGGTGAACGTGGTGATTGTCCTCCATGACGAACATCTGATCACAGAGAACTTTCCTCTGAAGCTGTGCCGAGCATGA